A genomic stretch from Sphingobacterium sp. ML3W includes:
- a CDS encoding TonB-dependent receptor: protein MEQIKYILTLALTCSFYFVYAQVARISGIVRDNEGKGVSHVTIQLKNSQLATMTDAQGHYQLTNVPYGDHVLFISSLELYAKEISFRAYQKSQHVNIRVEMRSKNDLEEVKVERNSAKKEMEIGGFAVAVVETKEAALRNLTTNELLDRTVGVRVRQNGGIGSQIEYNLNGMSGSTIGIFLDGIEVSTYGSSFNLNNIPPAMIERIEVYKGVLPSHLTGDYVGGAINVVMKKDVAHNNATVATSYGSFNTFNADASLTLRDKKTGLSFRGSGFYTYTDNSYEMWGKFSKYTDRNGILARDFRAKRFNDTYRSAGGRFEFGFTDVKWADQFFLGYNISDTYKEIPHGTTTNRPYVGRFSEYNADVFSLNYSKRNLFVDGLTLNVNAVRSKRSTYVQDTVTTLYNWDGNPVVLHTDYMIENGLPPITMKSPNGAQQGLPTITQVDRKITNVRSNLGYMILPGHRVSFNHKLEKTDRDDTNLLRPVNKDLLILTGVTKNILSANYEAQTFNNKLKTNILVKYTANSTRQTNPNPTYNADGSYTLNPETKKTFSDNFGYGATISYNILPNLFLITSMENGKIMPSEEQMFGNLETNILPNLNLTPEKNINYNLGFRLANIIFDQHRFSFYGSAFWRNGYDKITRHTVDSIVTDSDLDIQASAFVNLGRTQSRGVEAELIYVFDNKLNVMVNFSKFNALYKRQFDKAGRADDRYNLQIPNEPYFTVNANAQYRLDNVFQKRAIMNLYYNMGYVGHYDIAWHPSEGSLTPSQFVHDLGLSYRFPSGKLVASFDTKNIFNTALYDNFGVQKPGRAFYIKLNYTISKFL from the coding sequence ATGGAACAAATAAAATATATATTAACTCTTGCCCTTACCTGTTCGTTCTATTTTGTATATGCTCAGGTGGCCCGCATTTCCGGTATTGTTCGTGATAACGAGGGAAAAGGCGTCTCCCACGTTACTATTCAGCTTAAGAATAGTCAACTCGCGACAATGACTGACGCTCAAGGGCATTACCAATTAACGAATGTACCTTACGGTGATCATGTGCTGTTCATTTCCTCACTAGAGCTATATGCGAAAGAAATCTCCTTTCGCGCTTATCAAAAAAGCCAACATGTCAACATCCGTGTGGAAATGAGAAGCAAAAATGACCTTGAAGAGGTTAAGGTAGAGCGTAATTCGGCCAAGAAAGAAATGGAGATCGGTGGCTTCGCTGTAGCTGTCGTCGAAACAAAAGAAGCCGCACTGCGCAACCTGACCACCAATGAGCTCCTCGACCGGACCGTCGGTGTGCGTGTCCGCCAAAATGGTGGCATTGGATCCCAAATTGAATATAATCTCAATGGTATGTCGGGTAGCACGATAGGTATATTTTTGGATGGCATAGAGGTCTCTACCTATGGATCTTCGTTTAACCTCAATAATATTCCGCCCGCCATGATTGAGCGCATCGAAGTATACAAAGGGGTGCTTCCCTCCCATTTGACGGGCGACTATGTGGGCGGAGCAATTAATGTGGTCATGAAAAAAGATGTTGCTCATAACAATGCGACCGTTGCGACTTCTTATGGCTCTTTTAATACCTTCAATGCTGATGCAAGCCTCACCCTACGAGATAAAAAAACCGGACTTTCATTTAGAGGTTCCGGCTTTTATACCTACACAGACAATAGCTATGAAATGTGGGGGAAATTCTCAAAATATACTGACAGAAATGGGATACTGGCTCGGGATTTCAGGGCCAAAAGATTTAACGATACCTACCGGTCTGCAGGTGGACGTTTTGAATTTGGTTTTACAGATGTGAAATGGGCAGATCAGTTTTTCTTGGGCTATAATATTTCTGACACCTATAAGGAAATACCCCACGGAACAACGACAAATCGGCCCTATGTTGGTCGATTTTCAGAGTATAATGCGGATGTATTCAGCTTAAACTATAGCAAACGTAATCTTTTTGTGGATGGACTGACCTTGAATGTCAATGCTGTACGTAGCAAACGCAGCACCTATGTTCAGGATACGGTAACAACATTATACAATTGGGACGGAAATCCGGTGGTGCTGCACACGGATTATATGATCGAAAATGGTCTTCCCCCGATTACGATGAAATCACCCAACGGGGCACAACAGGGATTGCCGACGATTACACAGGTAGATCGCAAAATAACAAATGTTCGTTCAAATTTGGGTTATATGATATTACCAGGCCATCGGGTATCATTCAACCACAAGCTGGAAAAAACAGACCGCGACGATACTAATCTCCTAAGGCCAGTCAATAAGGATCTACTGATATTAACAGGCGTTACTAAGAATATTCTATCGGCAAATTATGAAGCACAGACCTTCAATAATAAACTGAAAACCAATATCCTGGTCAAATATACAGCCAATAGTACCCGTCAGACCAATCCAAATCCGACGTATAACGCCGACGGATCATATACCCTCAATCCAGAAACAAAAAAGACCTTTAGCGACAACTTTGGATACGGGGCAACGATTTCATATAATATCTTGCCGAATTTGTTTTTGATTACTTCGATGGAAAATGGTAAAATCATGCCCTCAGAAGAACAGATGTTTGGGAATCTCGAAACCAATATATTGCCCAACCTCAATCTTACGCCCGAGAAAAATATAAATTATAATCTGGGTTTCCGACTGGCAAATATAATATTTGACCAACATCGATTTTCGTTCTATGGCAGTGCCTTCTGGCGAAACGGCTACGACAAGATCACCCGTCATACAGTTGATAGTATTGTAACGGACTCCGATCTGGATATTCAGGCATCCGCTTTTGTCAATCTTGGTCGCACGCAATCCAGAGGTGTGGAAGCTGAGTTGATCTATGTTTTTGACAACAAGCTTAATGTCATGGTCAATTTTTCCAAATTCAATGCCCTTTACAAGCGACAATTCGACAAAGCCGGACGTGCAGATGACCGGTACAATCTACAGATTCCAAACGAACCTTATTTTACAGTGAACGCAAATGCGCAGTATCGTTTGGACAATGTCTTTCAAAAGCGAGCTATCATGAACCTGTATTATAATATGGGCTACGTTGGGCATTACGA